A single Actinomadura algeriensis DNA region contains:
- a CDS encoding IclR family transcriptional regulator, producing the protein MPSDDSFLRRVVAVLTAFRADDDGLGAAELARRSGLPKSTAHRIALDLAEAGLLERQGARVRLGLRLFEIGQRVPRQRVLRDAAVPYMSDLREATRQTVHLAVLEGAEVVYVEILGSPGGPPLPSQVGGRLPAHVTGVGKAILAFSPPDVVRAVLDGGLVRATGRSVTAPGLFLRELEKIREEGVAYDREESGNGIVCAASPVLGPDGEALGALSVSGWATGMRLGAVAPAVHTAALTLSRTLGRSRTRP; encoded by the coding sequence ATGCCGTCCGATGACAGCTTCCTCCGGCGCGTCGTCGCGGTGCTGACCGCGTTCCGCGCGGACGACGACGGCCTCGGCGCCGCCGAGCTGGCCCGCCGCAGCGGCCTGCCCAAATCGACGGCGCACCGCATCGCCCTCGACCTGGCCGAGGCGGGCCTCCTCGAACGGCAGGGCGCACGCGTCCGGCTCGGGCTGCGGCTGTTCGAGATCGGGCAGCGGGTGCCGCGCCAGCGGGTGCTGCGGGACGCGGCCGTCCCGTACATGTCGGACCTGCGGGAGGCGACCCGGCAGACCGTCCACCTCGCGGTCCTGGAGGGCGCCGAGGTCGTCTACGTGGAGATCCTCGGCTCCCCGGGCGGCCCGCCGCTGCCGTCCCAGGTCGGCGGGCGGCTCCCCGCGCACGTCACCGGCGTCGGCAAGGCGATCCTCGCGTTCTCCCCGCCGGACGTCGTCCGCGCCGTCCTGGACGGCGGGCTGGTCCGGGCCACCGGACGCAGCGTCACCGCGCCCGGCCTGTTCCTGCGCGAGCTGGAGAAGATCCGCGAGGAGGGCGTGGCCTACGACCGGGAGGAGTCCGGCAACGGCATCGTGTGCGCCGCCAGCCCCGTCCTCGGCCCGGACGGCGAGGCGCTCGGCGCCCTGTCGGTGTCGGGCTGGGCGACGGGCATGCGGCTCGGCGCCGTCGCCCCGGCCGTGCACACCGCCGCGCTCACCCTCTCCCGCACCCTGGGCCGGTCGCGGACCCGTCCCTGA